A single region of the Bacillus cereus genome encodes:
- a CDS encoding nitrite/sulfite reductase → MSYEKVWANNEKLNPSEKKKLEKDGLEIFNDIPYYAENGFESIPKEEWDSFKWAGLYLQRPKEAGYFMMRVNIPSGIITNAQAEALASIAEDYGRDVIDITTRQAIQFHWLEIQQIPDIFKRLARVGLSSAGACGDITRNITGNPLAGIDGNELFDTTHIVKEIYDYFQHNEEFSNLPRKFKMSISSNIYNSANAEINCVAFTPATKEINGEKKVGFHIKVGGGLSARPYLAEELDVFVLPEEVKKVAIAIATIFRDFGYREKRHLARLKFLVADWGAEKFKEKLIEYTGPLQNKGKSALKGWNAGYFYGVQDQKQKGLKYVGFNVPVGRLHAEEMFEIARIAKQYGNGQIRTCNSQNFIIPNVPPENVAGLLSEPLFEAISASPKSFIGHAVSCTGIEYCNLALVETKERLRKIAEYLDTQIALDVPVRIHMVGCPNSCGQRQIADIGLQGVKMKTKEKGIVEAFEIYVGGTLLDGGAYNQKLKGKIDGEDLPDVLASFISYFKENKLPAETFYDFVGRVGVEELQLTLNHVLEELIAS, encoded by the coding sequence ATGAGTTATGAAAAAGTGTGGGCAAATAATGAAAAATTGAATCCGTCTGAGAAAAAGAAATTAGAAAAAGATGGATTAGAAATCTTTAATGACATTCCTTACTATGCGGAGAATGGATTTGAATCTATTCCGAAAGAAGAGTGGGACTCCTTTAAATGGGCCGGATTGTATTTGCAACGGCCGAAAGAAGCTGGATATTTTATGATGCGTGTAAATATTCCTTCAGGGATTATTACAAATGCGCAGGCAGAAGCGCTTGCTTCTATCGCCGAGGATTATGGACGCGATGTAATAGATATTACGACAAGACAGGCGATTCAGTTTCACTGGTTAGAAATTCAGCAAATTCCAGATATTTTTAAAAGATTAGCAAGAGTTGGATTATCTTCAGCAGGGGCGTGTGGTGATATAACGCGTAACATTACAGGGAATCCACTTGCTGGAATTGATGGAAATGAACTCTTTGATACGACGCATATTGTTAAAGAAATATATGACTATTTCCAGCACAATGAAGAGTTTTCGAACCTGCCACGTAAATTTAAGATGTCTATTAGTTCGAATATTTACAATTCTGCAAACGCAGAGATTAACTGTGTTGCATTTACACCTGCAACGAAAGAGATAAATGGTGAGAAAAAAGTTGGCTTTCATATAAAAGTAGGCGGGGGCTTATCAGCTCGTCCATACTTAGCAGAAGAATTAGACGTGTTCGTTTTACCAGAAGAAGTGAAAAAGGTAGCGATTGCGATTGCTACTATATTCCGTGATTTTGGATATCGCGAAAAACGTCATTTAGCACGTTTGAAATTTCTTGTTGCAGACTGGGGTGCAGAGAAATTTAAAGAGAAGCTAATAGAGTATACAGGACCGTTACAAAATAAAGGAAAAAGTGCACTCAAAGGATGGAATGCAGGCTATTTTTATGGTGTTCAAGATCAAAAACAAAAAGGATTAAAATATGTCGGATTTAATGTACCAGTAGGACGTTTACATGCAGAAGAAATGTTTGAGATTGCCAGAATTGCAAAGCAATATGGAAATGGACAAATTCGTACATGTAATTCACAAAATTTCATCATTCCGAATGTTCCACCAGAAAATGTAGCGGGTTTACTAAGTGAACCGTTGTTTGAGGCAATATCTGCAAGTCCGAAATCATTTATTGGTCATGCGGTTTCATGTACTGGTATTGAATATTGCAATCTTGCTCTAGTAGAAACGAAAGAAAGATTACGGAAAATTGCGGAATACTTAGATACACAAATTGCACTCGATGTTCCAGTTCGAATTCATATGGTAGGATGTCCAAATTCATGTGGTCAACGTCAAATTGCTGACATCGGATTACAAGGGGTGAAAATGAAAACGAAGGAAAAAGGAATAGTTGAAGCATTTGAAATATATGTAGGTGGAACGTTGTTAGATGGCGGTGCTTATAATCAAAAGCTAAAAGGAAAAATAGATGGTGAAGATCTACCAGATGTGCTCGCATCATTTATAAGTTATTTCAAAGAGAATAAGTTACCAGCTGAAACGTTTTATGATTTTGTTGGCCGCGTTGGCGTAGAAGAATTACAGTTGACATTAAATCACGTATTAGAAGAGCTAATAGCGTCTTAG
- a CDS encoding DUF3906 family protein, whose protein sequence is MDLYRFEAVLANSIVPIVVVAQSEEQAFKLAEIELEKHFLPLPEVKEISLFEKKKIRKGAAFVVHE, encoded by the coding sequence ATGGATTTATATCGTTTTGAAGCTGTATTAGCGAATAGTATTGTTCCAATTGTTGTTGTTGCTCAAAGTGAAGAACAGGCGTTTAAGCTTGCGGAAATTGAGCTTGAAAAACATTTTTTACCGTTGCCAGAAGTAAAGGAGATTTCTTTGTTTGAAAAAAAGAAGATTCGAAAAGGTGCGGCATTTGTTGTTCATGAGTAA
- the cobA gene encoding uroporphyrinogen-III C-methyltransferase: protein MGKVYIVGAGPGDPDLITVKGLKCIEKADVILYDRLVNKELLSYAKPEADLIYCGKLPNYHTMKQETINTFLIKYAKKGKVVTRLKGGDPFVFGRGGEEAEALAKQSIPFEIIPGISAGIAAPAYAGIPVTHRDASASFAIVTGHRKEDAEEEVKWESLAKGVDTLAVYMGVSNLPYICEQLIKHGKDQSTPAAIIEWGTTSMQRTVTGTLGTIIDVAKKEKIQNPSMIIIGEVVRFREKIHWFEKQVENAYPVSGVL from the coding sequence ATGGGGAAGGTTTATATCGTTGGAGCGGGTCCTGGCGATCCGGATTTAATCACTGTTAAAGGGTTGAAATGTATCGAGAAGGCAGATGTTATTTTATACGACCGCCTCGTGAATAAAGAGTTGCTTTCATACGCAAAGCCTGAAGCAGATTTAATTTATTGCGGGAAACTCCCGAATTATCACACGATGAAGCAAGAGACAATTAACACATTTCTTATTAAATATGCGAAGAAAGGAAAAGTTGTAACGAGACTAAAGGGCGGGGATCCATTTGTATTTGGAAGAGGTGGAGAAGAAGCCGAAGCGTTAGCCAAACAAAGTATCCCATTTGAAATTATTCCTGGTATTTCAGCTGGTATAGCCGCTCCTGCTTACGCTGGAATTCCAGTAACACACCGCGATGCAAGTGCAAGTTTTGCTATTGTGACAGGACATAGAAAAGAGGATGCTGAAGAGGAAGTGAAGTGGGAAAGTTTAGCGAAAGGTGTAGATACATTAGCGGTCTATATGGGGGTTAGTAATTTACCTTATATATGTGAACAACTTATAAAACATGGAAAAGATCAAAGTACACCTGCCGCTATCATTGAGTGGGGGACCACATCTATGCAGCGTACTGTTACAGGGACGTTAGGAACAATTATAGATGTTGCTAAAAAAGAAAAAATTCAAAATCCAAGTATGATTATTATTGGAGAAGTTGTCCGTTTTAGAGAAAAGATACATTGGTTTGAGAAACAAGTGGAAAATGCATATCCAGTAAGCGGAGTATTGTAA
- a CDS encoding sirohydrochlorin chelatase — protein sequence MKAVLYICHGSRLKAAKEEAVAFITSCMNRVEAKIQEVCFLELASPSIEEGFRTCVKRGATEIVAIPVFLLAAGHVKKDIPLELRKLNEEYPDIKIVYGNPFGVSEVLVKAVYNGSGIKDYEEEVTLLLVARGSSDPETLQDMKWISSLFQKEENIKEVEICYLAAAEPKFEEKLREVVEREEKSIVVLPYLLFTGLLMKHVEKEVLQYELEEIKISPYLGKNEAFREMLIQKTEGILEGEQYVSTYSAS from the coding sequence ATGAAGGCTGTCTTGTATATATGTCATGGAAGCCGTTTGAAAGCAGCAAAAGAAGAAGCGGTTGCATTTATTACGTCATGTATGAACCGTGTAGAGGCAAAGATTCAAGAAGTTTGTTTTTTAGAGCTAGCGAGTCCTTCTATTGAAGAAGGATTTCGTACATGTGTGAAGCGTGGTGCTACAGAGATTGTCGCTATTCCTGTTTTTTTATTAGCGGCAGGACATGTAAAGAAAGATATTCCGCTTGAATTACGAAAGTTAAACGAGGAATATCCGGATATCAAAATAGTGTATGGTAATCCATTTGGTGTATCAGAAGTGCTTGTAAAAGCGGTATATAACGGAAGTGGCATTAAAGACTATGAAGAAGAAGTAACACTTTTGCTCGTTGCAAGAGGAAGCAGTGATCCGGAAACTTTACAAGACATGAAGTGGATTTCTTCTTTATTTCAAAAAGAAGAGAACATTAAAGAGGTGGAAATTTGTTATTTAGCAGCTGCGGAGCCAAAGTTTGAGGAGAAGTTGAGGGAAGTTGTAGAACGAGAAGAAAAGAGTATTGTTGTACTACCTTATTTATTGTTTACAGGCTTACTTATGAAACATGTTGAGAAAGAAGTGCTTCAATATGAGTTGGAAGAGATAAAAATAAGTCCATATTTAGGGAAGAATGAAGCGTTTCGAGAGATGTTAATTCAGAAAACAGAGGGAATATTGGAGGGAGAACAATATGTATCCACTTACAGTGCGAGTTGA
- a CDS encoding NAD(P)-binding protein: MYPLTVRVDKKRVVVIGGGKVAGFKIVPLLKQGADIIVISTELDANLVKLVEEKQIRWYQREYEKSDIADAFLVVAATSDSVLNEQIAEDASANQLVNVITNPESGNVHFPAAIHRGLLNVAVSTGGASPKLAKKIRDDIANKYDENYESYLDFLYEVRIKVKELQVEKRQKNILLQEVLKSIYVQNEQKREIFLQELERELHVG; the protein is encoded by the coding sequence ATGTATCCACTTACAGTGCGAGTTGATAAGAAACGTGTTGTTGTCATTGGTGGAGGGAAAGTAGCAGGGTTTAAAATTGTTCCCTTACTAAAACAAGGTGCGGATATAATTGTGATAAGTACAGAATTAGATGCGAATTTAGTAAAACTTGTAGAAGAAAAGCAAATTCGTTGGTATCAAAGGGAGTATGAGAAAAGTGATATCGCCGATGCTTTTTTAGTAGTTGCAGCGACTAGCGATTCGGTACTAAATGAACAAATTGCTGAAGATGCCTCGGCAAATCAATTGGTAAATGTTATTACGAATCCGGAAAGTGGAAATGTTCATTTTCCGGCGGCAATTCATCGTGGATTGCTTAATGTAGCTGTTTCTACTGGAGGGGCTAGTCCGAAACTTGCAAAAAAAATTCGCGATGATATTGCAAATAAATATGATGAGAACTATGAATCATATCTTGATTTTTTATATGAAGTTAGAATAAAAGTGAAAGAATTACAAGTAGAGAAAAGGCAGAAAAATATATTATTGCAAGAAGTATTAAAGTCGATATATGTTCAAAATGAACAGAAAAGAGAAATTTTTTTACAAGAATTAGAGAGGGAACTTCATGTAGGATAG
- a CDS encoding sodium-dependent transporter, with product MEETQQWTSKIGFVLAAAGAAVGLGAIWKFPYVAGNGGGGAFFLVFLLLTLFIGMPLLLAEFVIGRSTQKEAVTAYKVLVPNSKLYPWIGRMGVVTCFSVLSFYSVVGGWILLYLYYSVTGSFWSGVADYGQLFGETISNPVSAIGAQFIFMLCTIFVVSKGVEKGIEKASKYMMPLLFILFIAIIIRALTLDGAMAGVEFFLKPDFSKLTADTILYAMGQSFFSLTVGASVMVTYSSYLKKEEHLAKSATSIVSLTVFITVLAGLAIFPAIFALGVKPTEGPGLLFIVLPAVFAKIPFGQFFFIMFLVLFFFATLTSAISMLEIVVASVAKDNEKKRPSASLLIGILIFAVGIPSALSFGIMSDVKIFGKTFFDFVDFSVSNVLLPLGVLAISLFVPNKMSKELLMKELEVTETKGKTLFNIWFFLLRYVIPVTVIIVFLNAIGVFKMFA from the coding sequence ATGGAAGAAACACAGCAATGGACGTCGAAAATAGGCTTTGTACTCGCAGCAGCCGGAGCCGCAGTAGGTCTTGGTGCCATATGGAAATTTCCATATGTTGCAGGTAATGGTGGGGGAGGCGCATTCTTCCTTGTATTTTTACTATTAACTTTATTTATAGGTATGCCGCTTCTTTTAGCTGAATTTGTTATTGGACGTAGTACGCAAAAAGAGGCAGTTACAGCTTATAAGGTATTAGTACCGAATAGTAAGTTATATCCTTGGATTGGTCGCATGGGAGTTGTTACTTGTTTTAGTGTACTATCTTTTTATAGTGTTGTAGGTGGATGGATTTTACTGTACTTATACTATAGTGTTACAGGAAGCTTCTGGAGTGGTGTTGCTGATTATGGACAATTGTTTGGTGAAACGATTTCAAATCCAGTAAGCGCGATTGGAGCGCAATTTATCTTTATGCTTTGCACTATTTTTGTTGTAAGTAAAGGTGTAGAGAAGGGGATAGAAAAAGCAAGTAAGTATATGATGCCGCTATTATTCATTTTATTTATTGCTATCATTATTCGTGCGTTAACACTTGATGGTGCTATGGCTGGGGTAGAGTTCTTCTTAAAACCAGATTTTTCAAAGCTTACAGCAGATACGATTTTATATGCGATGGGGCAATCTTTCTTCTCACTAACGGTAGGTGCCTCGGTAATGGTAACGTATAGTTCGTATTTAAAGAAAGAAGAGCATTTAGCTAAATCAGCGACATCTATTGTAAGTTTAACGGTATTTATTACAGTACTTGCAGGGTTAGCGATTTTCCCAGCGATTTTCGCATTAGGAGTTAAACCGACAGAAGGACCAGGGTTACTGTTTATCGTTCTTCCTGCTGTCTTTGCAAAAATTCCATTTGGGCAATTTTTCTTCATTATGTTTTTAGTTTTATTCTTCTTTGCGACTTTAACATCTGCGATTTCAATGCTTGAAATTGTAGTAGCATCTGTTGCGAAAGATAATGAGAAGAAGCGTCCATCAGCTTCGTTATTAATTGGTATTCTTATTTTTGCAGTTGGAATTCCATCAGCGTTATCGTTTGGAATTATGAGTGATGTGAAAATATTTGGTAAGACATTCTTTGATTTCGTCGATTTTTCGGTAAGTAATGTATTACTGCCACTCGGAGTACTAGCCATTTCGCTATTTGTACCAAATAAAATGAGTAAAGAGCTATTAATGAAAGAATTAGAAGTTACGGAAACGAAAGGGAAAACATTGTTTAATATTTGGTTCTTCTTGCTTAGGTATGTTATTCCGGTAACTGTAATTATCGTATTTTTAAATGCGATAGGCGTATTTAAAATGTTTGCATAA
- a CDS encoding murein hydrolase activator EnvC family protein — MKKKFAAISVLAAGTIFASPLLSPVYAETNQDKLTDIQSELEGKQNDLQNKSAEKEQIEKEIQELQKKIDELTTSINKNEAELNDTKKEISNTQQVITEKKKHIEQLQTNIDTRQEVIKQRLQSMQEKPRTSIITEVITSSANIADLVDNMYSVSLILNNDTDIVKKQTSDQNAVTTEKEAVEKKEQQLKESEQKLEQKQQELQSNQQQQQALINDLHTKVAKVDSEIEGLEESKGILENQRQAVQKAIEEEKRAEEARKAEEAHKAEEARKQAATPAQAAPVPHDTNIGGFIKPAAGSKTSGFGTRSLDNHKGIDIAASGTIPIIAAADGVVIRSELSSSYGNVVYLSHRINGKTYTTVYAHMSSRSVSNGQTVKQGDQLGFMGNTGQSYGQHLHFELHLGEWNVGKTNAVDPSPYIGL, encoded by the coding sequence ATGAAAAAGAAATTTGCAGCGATTAGTGTTTTAGCAGCAGGAACGATTTTTGCTTCCCCGTTACTTTCACCCGTGTACGCTGAAACAAATCAAGATAAATTAACTGACATTCAATCCGAATTAGAAGGCAAACAAAATGACTTACAAAATAAATCAGCTGAGAAAGAACAAATAGAAAAAGAAATCCAAGAATTACAAAAGAAAATCGACGAATTAACTACTTCTATTAATAAAAACGAAGCTGAATTGAACGATACAAAAAAAGAAATTAGCAACACACAGCAAGTTATTACCGAAAAAAAGAAACATATAGAGCAATTACAAACGAATATAGATACACGACAGGAAGTTATTAAACAAAGACTACAATCTATGCAAGAAAAGCCTCGTACGAGTATCATTACAGAAGTAATAACAAGTTCTGCAAATATTGCCGATCTTGTTGATAATATGTATTCTGTAAGTTTAATTTTAAATAACGATACAGATATTGTGAAAAAGCAAACAAGTGATCAAAATGCTGTGACGACAGAAAAAGAGGCTGTTGAGAAAAAAGAGCAACAACTGAAAGAATCTGAGCAAAAATTAGAACAAAAACAGCAAGAATTGCAAAGTAACCAACAACAGCAACAAGCTCTTATTAACGATCTACATACGAAAGTAGCAAAAGTAGATTCAGAGATTGAAGGGTTAGAAGAATCAAAAGGCATTTTAGAAAACCAGCGTCAAGCTGTTCAAAAAGCAATTGAAGAAGAAAAACGTGCGGAAGAAGCACGTAAAGCTGAAGAGGCACATAAGGCTGAAGAAGCACGCAAACAAGCTGCTACACCTGCTCAGGCTGCTCCAGTACCACACGATACGAATATAGGTGGATTTATTAAACCAGCAGCCGGATCGAAAACTTCTGGGTTTGGCACACGTTCTTTAGATAACCATAAAGGAATTGACATCGCAGCTTCGGGAACGATTCCAATTATTGCCGCTGCAGATGGCGTCGTTATCCGTTCAGAATTATCATCTAGTTACGGAAACGTTGTATACTTATCTCACCGTATAAACGGAAAAACATATACAACTGTATATGCACATATGAGTAGCCGTTCTGTATCTAATGGACAGACCGTAAAACAAGGTGATCAACTTGGATTTATGGGGAATACTGGACAATCCTACGGACAACATTTACACTTTGAACTTCACCTAGGAGAATGGAATGTCGGTAAGACAAACGCAGTTGATCCATCTCCTTATATCGGATTATAA
- the gltP gene encoding glutamate/aspartate:proton symporter GltP, producing the protein MKRIGLAWQILIGLALGIAVGAIFFGNPEVVKYLQPIGDIFIRLIKMIVVPIVVASIVVGVAGVGDVKKLGRLGGKTIIYFEIITTIAIAVGLLIANIFQPGKGVDMDKLTKTDISKYTHTTEQVQSHSFADTFVNIVPTNIMKSLAEGDMLAIIFFSVLFGLGVAAVGERGKPVLQFFQGVADAMFYVTNQVMKFAPFGVFALIGVTVSTFGLASLIPLGKLLIVVYGAMIFFVVVVLGLTAKIFGINIFQFFKILKDELILAYSTASSETVLPKIMEKMEKFGCPKAITSFVIPTGYSFNLDGSTLYQAIAAIFLAQMYGIELSITQQITLLLVLMVTSKGIAGVPGVSFVVLLATLGTVGIPAEGLAFIAGIDRILDMARTAVNVVGNSLAAVVMSKWEGQYDAEKGQAYLKEISEKGQAA; encoded by the coding sequence ATGAAAAGAATAGGACTTGCATGGCAAATATTAATTGGTCTTGCGCTTGGTATTGCAGTTGGGGCGATTTTCTTTGGCAATCCAGAAGTGGTGAAGTACTTACAACCAATTGGTGATATTTTCATCCGATTAATTAAGATGATTGTTGTACCGATTGTTGTAGCAAGTATTGTTGTTGGGGTTGCTGGTGTTGGCGATGTTAAGAAGTTAGGCCGACTAGGCGGAAAAACAATTATTTACTTTGAAATTATTACAACGATTGCAATTGCTGTTGGTCTATTAATAGCAAACATTTTCCAACCTGGAAAAGGCGTTGATATGGATAAGTTAACAAAAACAGATATTTCTAAATATACACATACGACAGAGCAAGTACAAAGTCATTCGTTCGCGGATACGTTTGTAAATATTGTTCCGACGAACATTATGAAATCATTAGCTGAAGGTGATATGCTGGCTATTATCTTCTTCTCAGTATTATTTGGTTTAGGTGTAGCAGCAGTTGGTGAGCGTGGCAAACCAGTTCTACAATTTTTCCAAGGTGTAGCAGATGCAATGTTTTATGTAACGAACCAAGTTATGAAGTTTGCACCATTTGGTGTATTTGCATTAATTGGTGTTACAGTTTCTACATTCGGATTAGCTTCATTAATTCCATTAGGGAAATTACTCATTGTAGTATATGGGGCAATGATATTCTTCGTTGTAGTCGTATTAGGACTTACAGCGAAAATCTTTGGAATAAATATTTTCCAATTCTTTAAGATTTTAAAAGACGAGCTGATCTTAGCGTATTCTACAGCAAGTTCAGAAACGGTTTTACCGAAAATTATGGAGAAAATGGAAAAGTTCGGTTGTCCGAAAGCAATTACATCTTTCGTTATTCCAACAGGTTATTCATTTAACTTAGATGGATCAACTTTATATCAAGCGATTGCGGCAATTTTCTTAGCGCAAATGTACGGTATTGAATTATCCATTACACAACAAATTACGTTATTACTTGTATTAATGGTTACATCAAAAGGTATCGCAGGTGTACCGGGCGTATCATTCGTTGTATTATTAGCAACACTGGGTACAGTAGGTATTCCAGCTGAAGGTTTAGCGTTTATTGCAGGTATTGACCGTATTCTTGATATGGCTCGTACAGCAGTTAACGTTGTAGGTAACTCTTTAGCGGCTGTAGTTATGTCTAAGTGGGAAGGTCAATATGACGCTGAAAAAGGACAAGCCTATTTAAAAGAGATATCTGAAAAGGGTCAAGCAGCTTAA
- a CDS encoding DUF402 domain-containing protein, giving the protein MKRKYGDGSSWKRLIEKDYRVKQVEEGMLGILDIKKVREPSYKEYNSKELCIAGDGYTWIQYFINGKNFAITAMLDDQKKLVQYYIDVTKEFKVDDRGLPYFDDLYLDVVLLPNGKMYVLDEDELENAYKSGDVTKEEYELAWYTTKCIIATIKKSEFYWISILEEEIKKLK; this is encoded by the coding sequence ATGAAACGTAAATATGGTGACGGTTCTTCGTGGAAGCGACTAATAGAGAAGGATTATAGGGTTAAGCAAGTAGAAGAGGGAATGTTAGGAATACTAGACATAAAAAAGGTGAGAGAGCCTAGTTATAAAGAGTACAATAGTAAAGAACTTTGCATTGCAGGTGATGGGTATACATGGATTCAATATTTTATAAACGGGAAAAACTTTGCAATTACAGCTATGTTAGACGATCAAAAAAAATTAGTGCAATATTATATCGATGTGACGAAAGAATTTAAAGTAGACGATCGTGGTTTACCTTATTTTGATGATTTATATTTAGATGTAGTGTTATTACCGAATGGTAAAATGTATGTATTGGATGAAGATGAGCTAGAGAATGCTTATAAAAGTGGCGATGTTACAAAAGAAGAGTATGAGTTAGCTTGGTACACTACGAAATGTATCATAGCTACAATAAAAAAGAGTGAATTTTATTGGATTTCAATATTGGAAGAAGAAATCAAAAAGTTAAAATGA
- a CDS encoding Na+/H+ antiporter NhaC family protein: MKETRGNGLALLPLGIFLALFIGSGIITGDFYKLPILIAISIAVGVALAMNHKESFNVKVERFAKGAGNPDIMIMVLIFVLAGAFSETAKGMGGVDSTVNLALSILPQGFIVAGIFIIGAFISLAMGTSMGTIAALAPIAVGISGQTDISIALAMATVVGGAMFGDNLSFISDTTIAAVRSQGTEMKDKFKTNFLIVLPAAIITIVLLVIITLGSDTQVKAHSFDWIKILPYAGVLITALLGWNVLIVLTGGTVLSGAIGLIDGSYTLESFFKSVTTGMGGMMELVLLAILIGGMVELIQYNGGIQYLMNLLTRNIRSKKGAEFGIAGLVSMTNMCTANNTISIIFTGPLAKNIADQYEIDPRKSASVLDLFSCCVQGLIPYGAQMLTAAGFAALSPIELLPYAFYPILVGVCGIISILIGFPRFSKVAEKKKYHKTA, from the coding sequence TTGAAAGAAACGAGAGGAAATGGTTTAGCTTTATTACCACTTGGTATATTTTTGGCGCTATTTATTGGTTCTGGAATTATTACAGGTGATTTCTATAAATTGCCGATACTTATAGCAATCTCAATTGCTGTAGGAGTCGCTTTAGCGATGAATCACAAAGAAAGCTTTAATGTGAAAGTGGAGCGATTCGCTAAAGGTGCAGGAAATCCGGATATTATGATTATGGTATTAATTTTTGTTCTTGCAGGTGCTTTTTCTGAAACAGCTAAAGGAATGGGCGGAGTTGATTCTACAGTTAACTTAGCGTTATCTATTTTGCCGCAAGGATTTATCGTAGCTGGAATTTTTATTATCGGGGCATTTATTTCATTAGCGATGGGAACTTCAATGGGAACAATTGCAGCGTTAGCACCAATTGCTGTAGGTATTAGTGGGCAAACTGATATCTCAATTGCACTTGCGATGGCTACTGTTGTTGGCGGAGCGATGTTTGGTGATAATTTATCATTTATTTCAGATACAACAATCGCAGCTGTTCGTTCACAAGGAACAGAAATGAAAGATAAGTTTAAAACAAATTTTTTAATTGTATTACCAGCGGCTATTATTACAATTGTTCTATTAGTAATAATTACTTTAGGAAGTGATACACAAGTTAAAGCACATAGTTTTGACTGGATAAAGATTTTACCATATGCAGGAGTACTTATTACAGCGTTACTTGGTTGGAATGTACTTATTGTGTTAACTGGTGGAACTGTATTATCTGGTGCTATCGGTCTTATAGATGGAAGTTACACGTTAGAAAGTTTCTTTAAAAGTGTAACGACTGGAATGGGCGGTATGATGGAGTTAGTATTACTTGCTATATTAATCGGTGGTATGGTTGAACTGATCCAATATAATGGTGGTATTCAATATTTAATGAATCTTTTAACACGTAACATTCGTTCGAAAAAAGGAGCAGAGTTCGGTATTGCTGGTTTAGTGAGTATGACGAATATGTGTACAGCGAATAATACGATTTCAATTATTTTTACTGGTCCTCTTGCGAAGAACATTGCGGATCAATATGAAATTGATCCACGTAAATCAGCGAGTGTATTAGATCTTTTCTCATGTTGTGTGCAAGGATTAATTCCGTATGGTGCTCAAATGTTAACTGCGGCAGGGTTTGCCGCGTTATCTCCAATTGAATTGTTACCATACGCATTTTATCCAATTTTGGTTGGAGTATGTGGAATTATTTCTATATTAATTGGTTTCCCGAGGTTTTCTAAAGTGGCGGAAAAGAAAAAGTATCATAAAACAGCATAA
- a CDS encoding PspA/IM30 family protein has protein sequence MKQSLFGRVRDAILADFHNVLDEKERKNPIAMLNQYLRDSEREITKIEKLIQRHKTLKSNFARELEQARYFVNKRSKQAIIAQEAGELQLHERALEEVAYYEGQVTRLEEMYAGVVEQIDELERRLSEMKNKLKEMNAKRMELMARENMAHANRRMNTAIHKMDENNPFLRFEEIEDHIRDLELRINEEHERDTFDMKIAKLEREMKEKNEVSLTKEVTK, from the coding sequence ATGAAACAATCTTTATTCGGACGTGTACGCGATGCAATTTTAGCTGATTTTCATAACGTGTTAGATGAGAAAGAAAGAAAAAATCCAATTGCTATGTTAAACCAATATTTACGCGATAGTGAGCGTGAAATAACAAAAATTGAGAAGTTAATTCAGCGTCATAAAACATTAAAATCTAACTTCGCTCGTGAACTTGAGCAAGCACGTTATTTCGTTAATAAAAGATCAAAGCAAGCTATCATCGCACAAGAAGCAGGCGAATTACAATTGCATGAACGTGCATTAGAAGAAGTAGCGTATTATGAAGGGCAAGTAACTCGCTTAGAAGAAATGTATGCTGGTGTTGTAGAGCAAATTGATGAGTTAGAGCGTCGTCTTTCAGAAATGAAAAATAAATTAAAAGAAATGAACGCAAAGCGTATGGAATTAATGGCACGTGAAAATATGGCGCATGCAAACCGCCGTATGAATACTGCTATTCATAAAATGGATGAAAATAATCCGTTCTTACGATTCGAAGAGATTGAAGATCACATTCGTGACTTAGAGCTTCGTATAAATGAAGAGCATGAGCGTGATACATTTGATATGAAAATTGCAAAACTTGAGCGTGAAATGAAAGAGAAAAATGAAGTATCGTTAACGAAAGAAGTAACAAAATAA